One stretch of Planococcus sp. PAMC 21323 DNA includes these proteins:
- a CDS encoding TIGR04104 family putative zinc finger protein: protein MQKCEVCLTPFTWDQVSKSIWLAYRPIVCRNCSERYKVQFLSRLWISILTIGPIFITTFFSPPTSTKGLILIVFMYLPVIFMLLPYLIRYRRH from the coding sequence ATGCAGAAGTGTGAAGTTTGCCTCACACCATTTACGTGGGATCAAGTGAGTAAATCCATTTGGCTAGCCTATAGACCGATTGTTTGTCGTAACTGCAGCGAACGCTATAAAGTTCAGTTTTTATCCCGTCTATGGATTTCTATTTTAACCATTGGACCAATTTTTATAACAACTTTCTTTTCGCCACCTACTAGTACAAAAGGATTGATCCTTATAGTGTTCATGTACCTTCCTGTAATTTTTATGCTCTTGCCGTATTTAATCCGCTATCGTCGACACTAA
- a CDS encoding D-serine ammonia-lyase, with protein sequence MSIDQQKLTKWLSTYPLLQPIMDLQPVVWLNPKLQKLSDMTDLPVSLSDMEKAEQLWRRFAPFLAAEFPDTTEANGIVESPLHEIPNMKIQLNDRFTDKIDGQLFLKRDNELPIAGSVKARGGVYEVLHYAEELAKAAGIISTEQSYEQFSAEKFKAFFSQYSIGVGSTGNLGLSIGIISAKLGFQVSVYMSSDAKQWKKDLLREKGATVVEFKGDFSEAILAGRNETLAKPNAYFVDDEKSKHLFLGYSVAAFRLKQQLNDAGIQVDTEHPLFVYLPCGVGGAPGGIAFGLKQVFGDEVHCFFVEPTHSPAVLLGLMTGEKNNVCVQDFGIDNVTEGDGLAVGRPSSFASGISEKTVSGIYTIEDHQLFSLLTLLASSEGIFIEPSATAGLLGPLKIQTSDYADINKIPMKTATHIVWATGGALVPNEEMDGFYQRGKSIEE encoded by the coding sequence ATGAGTATAGATCAACAAAAATTAACTAAATGGCTTTCAACCTATCCATTATTACAACCCATTATGGACTTACAGCCAGTGGTTTGGTTAAACCCAAAACTCCAAAAATTGTCTGACATGACTGATTTACCGGTGTCACTATCAGACATGGAAAAAGCAGAGCAACTTTGGCGACGTTTCGCGCCATTTTTAGCAGCCGAATTTCCTGATACGACAGAAGCAAACGGCATTGTTGAATCACCTCTACACGAAATTCCTAACATGAAAATACAATTAAATGATCGGTTTACCGATAAAATTGATGGGCAGCTGTTCTTAAAACGCGATAATGAATTGCCAATTGCGGGATCGGTCAAAGCACGTGGTGGTGTTTACGAAGTACTGCATTATGCAGAGGAATTAGCTAAAGCTGCAGGAATCATTTCAACCGAGCAGTCGTACGAGCAATTTTCAGCCGAAAAATTTAAAGCGTTTTTTAGCCAATATTCCATAGGGGTAGGTTCTACAGGGAATCTAGGACTTAGTATTGGCATTATTAGTGCGAAACTCGGATTCCAAGTATCTGTATACATGTCTTCAGACGCGAAACAATGGAAAAAAGATTTACTGCGTGAAAAAGGGGCTACAGTCGTGGAATTCAAAGGCGATTTTAGTGAAGCTATTCTAGCTGGACGTAACGAAACATTGGCCAAACCGAATGCCTATTTTGTCGATGATGAAAAATCCAAACATCTGTTTTTAGGTTATAGTGTAGCTGCCTTTCGACTCAAGCAACAATTGAATGATGCGGGCATTCAAGTCGATACTGAGCATCCATTGTTTGTTTACTTGCCTTGTGGAGTAGGCGGGGCACCGGGTGGTATTGCGTTCGGTCTCAAGCAAGTTTTTGGAGATGAGGTTCATTGTTTCTTTGTGGAACCAACACATTCACCGGCAGTCTTACTTGGATTAATGACTGGTGAAAAAAATAATGTTTGTGTCCAGGATTTTGGCATTGATAACGTGACAGAAGGTGACGGCCTAGCAGTAGGACGACCTTCAAGCTTTGCATCAGGTATTAGCGAAAAAACTGTAAGCGGGATTTATACCATCGAAGATCACCAGCTGTTTTCGTTATTAACATTATTGGCCTCAAGTGAAGGCATTTTTATTGAACCTTCTGCTACTGCTGGTCTACTGGGACCTCTGAAAATTCAAACGAGTGATTATGCAGATATCAATAAAATTCCTATGAAAACGGCTACGCATATTGTCTGGGCGACGGGCGGTGCGTTAGTTCCAAATGAAGAAATGGACGGGTTCTATCAACGTGGAAAAAGTATCGAGGAGTGA
- the pyrE gene encoding orotate phosphoribosyltransferase, giving the protein MKHEIANHLLSIGAVELRPQEPFTWASGVKSPIYCDNRLTMSYPAVRKDIAKSLAETIKAYYPDCEVVAGTATAGIPHAAWVSDLLELPMVYVRSKAKEHGQTNMIEGKIEKGKKVVVVEDLISKGGSVLQAAQALEAAGFDVLGIVAIFTYDLPQSIEAITGAGYTFHTLTDFPALVEQALSTKAINEADMPMLADWHEKLKAGTL; this is encoded by the coding sequence TTGAAGCATGAAATAGCTAACCATTTATTATCAATTGGTGCAGTAGAATTGCGTCCACAAGAACCGTTTACATGGGCATCAGGTGTTAAGTCTCCAATCTATTGCGATAACCGATTAACAATGTCCTACCCGGCAGTTCGAAAAGATATTGCAAAAAGTTTAGCTGAGACAATTAAAGCATATTATCCTGACTGTGAAGTAGTTGCAGGAACAGCAACAGCAGGTATTCCACATGCGGCTTGGGTCAGTGATTTACTAGAATTACCGATGGTTTATGTACGTTCGAAAGCAAAAGAACATGGCCAAACCAATATGATTGAAGGCAAAATCGAAAAAGGTAAAAAAGTGGTGGTTGTTGAGGATTTAATCTCTAAAGGTGGATCTGTACTGCAAGCAGCTCAAGCTTTAGAAGCAGCAGGGTTTGATGTACTTGGAATCGTTGCGATTTTCACTTACGATTTACCTCAATCAATCGAAGCTATTACCGGCGCAGGTTATACGTTCCATACGTTGACGGATTTCCCAGCACTTGTCGAACAAGCACTAAGCACAAAAGCAATCAATGAAGCAGATATGCCAATGCTTGCAGATTGGCATGAAAAATTAAAAGCAGGAACATTGTAG
- the pyrF gene encoding orotidine-5'-phosphate decarboxylase: MNKPIIALDFASKQQVEEFLAQFSEPLFVKVGMELYFQEGPELVRLIKSQGHEVFLDLKLHDIPNTVESAMRGLAKLGVDLVNVHAAGGLEMMQAAKRGLAGSETKLIAVTQLTSTSEEDMHEDQLVYVSLEESVLHYAKRAKQAGLDGVVCSVLEAEAIGKACGRDFLRVTPGIRPASVSADDQKRVATPAQARAQGSTHIVVGRAITKAEVPAESYEQIKAEWSGKS, from the coding sequence GTGAATAAACCCATCATCGCTTTAGATTTTGCATCCAAACAACAAGTCGAAGAATTTCTAGCGCAGTTTTCTGAGCCGCTTTTTGTCAAGGTCGGCATGGAGCTTTATTTTCAAGAAGGGCCAGAACTAGTTCGCTTAATAAAATCACAAGGCCATGAGGTTTTTCTAGACTTAAAACTGCACGACATCCCAAATACAGTAGAGTCCGCTATGCGTGGACTAGCGAAACTTGGCGTAGATTTAGTGAATGTTCATGCAGCAGGTGGGCTTGAAATGATGCAGGCTGCAAAACGTGGATTAGCGGGGAGTGAGACAAAACTAATCGCTGTGACGCAATTAACTTCAACGAGTGAAGAGGATATGCACGAAGATCAATTGGTATACGTTAGTTTAGAAGAATCTGTATTACATTATGCGAAGCGTGCTAAGCAAGCAGGATTAGATGGTGTAGTGTGCTCGGTCCTTGAAGCAGAGGCAATTGGTAAAGCGTGCGGTCGAGATTTTCTTCGTGTAACGCCTGGCATCCGGCCGGCTTCAGTATCAGCCGATGATCAAAAACGAGTAGCAACCCCAGCACAAGCGAGAGCTCAAGGATCAACTCATATTGTCGTAGGGCGAGCGATTACAAAAGCAGAAGTTCCAGCAGAAAGTTACGAACAGATTAAAGCAGAGTGGAGTGGTAAATCTTGA
- a CDS encoding dihydroorotate dehydrogenase — protein MSDLTVKLPGLNLKNPIMPASGCFGFGKEYAQLYDLSQLGAIMIKATTVETRLGNPTPRVAETASGMLNAIGLQNPGLEKVVGQELPWLEKYDVPIIANVAGTTTEDYVEVAKMISQSPNVHALEINISCPNVKQGGITFGTDPDVARELTRAVKEVSAVPVYIKLSPNVTNIVSIAKAVEEGGADGITMINTLLGMRMDTKTGRPIIANITGGLSGPAIKPVALRMVYEVSQHTTLPIIGMGGVTNVDDVIDFLSAGASAVAVGTANFVNPFVCPEIIGQLPERLHELGFDSVEQLVGRSHRL, from the coding sequence ATGAGCGATTTGACAGTAAAACTTCCAGGACTCAATTTAAAAAACCCGATCATGCCAGCTTCTGGCTGTTTCGGTTTTGGTAAAGAGTATGCACAATTATACGATTTGTCGCAGCTCGGTGCGATTATGATCAAAGCGACAACAGTAGAAACACGTCTCGGCAACCCAACACCACGCGTAGCAGAAACGGCGTCTGGTATGCTAAATGCCATAGGATTACAAAATCCTGGACTAGAAAAAGTAGTCGGACAAGAATTGCCGTGGTTGGAAAAGTACGATGTGCCAATTATCGCTAACGTAGCCGGTACAACAACGGAAGATTATGTAGAAGTCGCAAAAATGATTTCACAATCTCCAAACGTTCACGCATTGGAAATTAATATTTCCTGTCCAAACGTCAAACAAGGTGGCATTACATTTGGTACGGACCCAGACGTAGCGCGCGAATTGACACGTGCGGTAAAAGAAGTGTCTGCAGTGCCAGTTTATATTAAATTATCGCCTAACGTGACAAACATTGTATCAATCGCCAAGGCGGTTGAAGAAGGTGGCGCGGACGGCATTACGATGATCAATACATTGCTTGGCATGCGCATGGATACGAAAACAGGGCGGCCGATTATCGCCAATATTACAGGTGGCTTATCTGGCCCTGCTATTAAACCTGTTGCTTTACGGATGGTTTATGAAGTAAGTCAGCATACGACATTGCCAATCATCGGCATGGGTGGCGTTACAAATGTAGATGACGTGATAGACTTTTTGTCAGCTGGCGCGAGCGCTGTAGCTGTCGGAACAGCAAACTTCGTCAATCCCTTTGTATGTCCAGAAATAATCGGACAACTACCAGAACGTTTGCACGAACTTGGATTTGATTCAGTCGAACAGCTTGTCGGAAGGAGCCACCGTTTGTGA
- a CDS encoding dihydroorotate dehydrogenase electron transfer subunit, whose product MIKQERMQIINQQEIAHRIFELTVQGALANEMAEPGQFVHIRVADSFEPLLRRPISVASIDLEASQFTMIYRAEGRGTGLLAEKKPGDTLDVLGPLGHGFPVEEAEKKAYLIGGGIGVPPLYELAKQLNARGIETVHILGFESKQAVFYEDKFRELGDTHIATVDGSHGTQGFVTHILNELAIDFDTYYSCGPTPMLEAVQWAYPQKKGFLSYEQRMGCGIGACFACVCRTTKSETDYIKVCSDGPVFPAGVVIS is encoded by the coding sequence ATGATCAAACAAGAGCGAATGCAAATCATTAATCAACAAGAAATTGCCCATCGTATTTTTGAACTAACTGTCCAAGGAGCTCTTGCCAACGAAATGGCGGAGCCGGGGCAATTTGTTCACATCCGAGTCGCTGACAGCTTTGAACCATTGCTGCGACGTCCAATTTCCGTCGCATCAATTGATTTGGAAGCTTCGCAATTCACGATGATTTACCGAGCAGAAGGACGCGGTACAGGGTTATTAGCTGAAAAAAAACCAGGCGATACATTAGATGTGCTAGGCCCACTTGGACATGGTTTTCCTGTAGAAGAAGCTGAAAAAAAGGCGTACTTAATTGGCGGCGGCATTGGTGTTCCGCCTTTGTATGAACTGGCGAAACAATTAAATGCGCGCGGCATTGAAACCGTCCATATTTTAGGGTTCGAAAGCAAGCAAGCTGTTTTTTATGAAGACAAGTTCCGTGAACTAGGAGATACGCATATTGCGACAGTCGATGGATCACATGGTACGCAAGGATTTGTTACACATATTTTAAATGAACTGGCGATAGATTTTGATACGTATTATAGCTGTGGGCCAACACCAATGCTCGAAGCTGTGCAATGGGCTTATCCACAGAAAAAAGGATTCCTATCTTATGAGCAGCGAATGGGTTGCGGCATCGGTGCATGTTTTGCTTGCGTATGCCGGACAACGAAAAGTGAAACGGATTATATCAAAGTATGTTCGGATGGACCGGTATTTCCAGCAGGAGTGGTGATTTCATGA
- the carB gene encoding carbamoyl-phosphate synthase large subunit has translation MPKRQDIQSILVIGSGPIVIGQAAEFDYAGTQACLALKEEGYRVILINSNPATIMTDTEIADKVYIEPITLEFVSRILRKERPDALLPTLGGQTGLNMAIELDESGILDELNIEILGTKLEAIHKAEDRDLFRTLMNELGEPVPDSDIIHNMTEAENFVDRVGYPVIVRPAFTLGGTGGGICENYEQLKEIVASGLKYSPVTQCLLEKSIAGFKEVEYEVMRDKNDTAIVVCNMENIDPVGIHTGDSIVVAPSQTLSDREYQMLRNVSLKIIRALKIEGGCNVQLALDPFSFNYYIIEVNPRVSRSSALASKATGYPIAKLAAKIAVGLTLDEMMNPVTGRTYAAFEPALDYVVTKIPRWPFDKFEAAKRNLGTQMKATGEVMAMGRTFEESILKAVRSLETGQFHLELKNADNMSDEWIQKRICRAGDERLFFIGEALRRGVTIETINEWSQINLFFLKKFENIVKYEEDLKNAPYDYDIAKRAKRLGFADRTIAKLWNTTEQQVYNWRKEQKLMPVYKMVDTCAAEFESETPYFYGTYEDENESVKTDKESVIVLGSGPIRIGQGVEFDYATVHSVWAIKEAGYEAIIVNNNPETVSTDFSISDKLYFEPLTIEDVMHIVDLEQPKGVVVQFGGQTAINLAEKLEQNGVKILGTSLEDTDRAENRNKFEAALHEIGIPQPLGKTAVNTEEAIIIATDIGYPVLVRPSYVLGGRAMEIVYNEEDLKHYMEHAVEASPEHPVLVDRYLTGIEIEVDAISDGENVLIPGIMEHIERAGVHSGDSIAVYPTQNISDELLETIVDYTTRLAKGLNIVGLLNIQYVISKGEVFVIEVNPRSSRTVPFMSKITSIPMANIATKAILGHSIVDQGFTPGLAPISKGVFVKVPVFSFAKLRRVDITLGPEMKSTGEVMGKDTTLEKALYKGLAAAGMEVKDHGTVLLTVADKDKEEAIGLAKRFKAIGYQIMATGGTAKAFEDAGIIVVPVGKIGSEGKTLLDVIQNGDTQIVINTLTRGKQPERDGFRIRRESVENGIPCLTSLDTAEAMLRVIESMTFSAEAMGSGI, from the coding sequence ATGCCTAAAAGACAAGATATTCAAAGTATACTCGTAATCGGATCAGGACCAATCGTAATCGGACAAGCAGCAGAATTTGATTATGCAGGAACACAAGCATGTCTTGCGTTAAAAGAAGAAGGTTACCGTGTAATCTTGATCAACTCAAATCCTGCAACTATTATGACGGATACGGAAATCGCAGATAAAGTGTATATCGAACCGATTACACTAGAATTCGTTAGTCGCATCTTGCGTAAAGAGCGTCCGGATGCACTGTTGCCAACATTAGGCGGTCAAACAGGACTGAATATGGCGATTGAACTGGACGAATCGGGAATTTTGGACGAGTTGAATATCGAAATTTTAGGCACGAAACTCGAAGCAATCCACAAAGCAGAAGACCGGGACTTGTTTAGAACGTTAATGAATGAACTTGGTGAGCCGGTTCCAGATTCAGATATTATTCACAATATGACAGAAGCTGAAAACTTTGTAGATCGTGTTGGTTACCCAGTTATTGTTCGTCCAGCTTTTACGTTGGGCGGAACTGGCGGAGGCATTTGCGAGAACTATGAACAGCTAAAAGAAATTGTGGCGAGTGGCTTGAAATATAGCCCCGTAACACAATGTTTGCTGGAAAAATCAATCGCAGGCTTTAAAGAAGTTGAATACGAAGTAATGCGCGATAAAAACGATACAGCAATCGTCGTCTGTAATATGGAAAACATTGATCCAGTCGGCATCCATACAGGAGATTCCATTGTAGTCGCACCTAGTCAAACCTTGTCTGACCGTGAATATCAAATGCTACGTAATGTGTCCTTGAAAATTATTCGCGCCTTGAAAATTGAAGGAGGCTGCAACGTACAGTTAGCATTAGATCCATTTAGTTTTAACTACTACATCATCGAAGTAAATCCGCGTGTGAGTCGCTCTTCCGCACTAGCATCAAAAGCGACCGGCTACCCAATTGCGAAATTAGCTGCAAAAATCGCAGTCGGCTTAACTTTAGATGAAATGATGAATCCAGTTACAGGGCGCACATATGCTGCTTTTGAGCCAGCACTAGACTATGTAGTAACAAAAATTCCACGCTGGCCATTTGATAAATTCGAAGCAGCAAAACGCAATTTAGGAACACAAATGAAAGCAACGGGCGAAGTCATGGCGATGGGACGCACGTTTGAAGAGTCTATCTTAAAAGCCGTTCGTTCACTAGAAACTGGACAATTTCACTTAGAACTAAAAAACGCAGACAACATGAGTGATGAATGGATTCAAAAACGTATTTGCCGAGCGGGAGACGAGCGCTTATTCTTTATAGGCGAAGCACTTCGCCGCGGAGTCACCATTGAAACCATTAATGAATGGAGTCAAATCAATTTATTCTTCTTGAAGAAATTCGAAAACATCGTGAAATACGAAGAAGATTTGAAAAATGCACCGTACGATTACGACATAGCGAAACGTGCAAAACGTTTAGGTTTTGCAGATCGGACAATCGCTAAGCTTTGGAACACAACTGAACAACAAGTGTATAACTGGCGCAAAGAACAAAAGTTAATGCCGGTTTACAAAATGGTGGATACTTGTGCAGCGGAGTTTGAATCCGAAACACCTTATTTCTACGGCACATATGAAGACGAAAATGAATCAGTGAAAACAGACAAAGAATCAGTCATCGTTCTTGGATCAGGTCCGATTCGCATCGGTCAAGGTGTCGAGTTTGATTACGCAACGGTGCATTCAGTATGGGCCATCAAAGAAGCGGGTTACGAAGCAATTATTGTCAACAACAACCCAGAAACGGTGTCAACAGACTTTTCAATCTCAGATAAATTATATTTTGAACCACTGACTATTGAAGATGTTATGCACATCGTCGACCTAGAACAACCAAAAGGTGTCGTCGTACAATTTGGTGGACAAACAGCGATTAATTTAGCTGAAAAACTGGAACAAAATGGCGTGAAAATTCTCGGTACATCATTAGAGGATACAGATCGTGCAGAAAATCGTAACAAGTTTGAAGCGGCATTACATGAAATTGGCATTCCGCAACCTTTAGGTAAAACAGCAGTAAATACAGAAGAAGCCATTATTATCGCTACAGATATCGGTTATCCGGTCTTAGTTCGTCCTTCGTATGTGCTTGGTGGGCGTGCAATGGAAATTGTTTATAATGAAGAAGACTTAAAACATTATATGGAACATGCAGTAGAAGCGAGTCCAGAACATCCGGTCCTAGTCGATCGTTACTTAACAGGAATAGAAATTGAAGTTGATGCCATATCAGACGGCGAAAATGTCTTAATCCCTGGAATTATGGAACACATTGAACGCGCAGGTGTTCACTCAGGAGACTCAATTGCGGTTTACCCAACTCAAAACATCTCAGATGAGTTACTTGAAACGATCGTCGACTATACGACGCGACTTGCAAAAGGATTAAACATTGTCGGCTTGTTAAATATCCAATACGTGATTTCTAAAGGTGAAGTATTTGTGATCGAAGTCAATCCGCGCTCAAGTCGAACAGTACCATTTATGAGTAAAATCACATCGATTCCAATGGCTAATATTGCCACAAAAGCGATTCTTGGCCATAGTATCGTCGACCAAGGCTTTACACCAGGTCTTGCACCAATCTCAAAAGGTGTCTTTGTAAAAGTACCGGTATTCTCTTTTGCTAAGTTACGCCGTGTAGATATTACGCTTGGACCAGAAATGAAATCAACGGGAGAAGTAATGGGCAAAGACACAACGCTCGAAAAAGCTTTGTATAAAGGTTTAGCAGCAGCTGGCATGGAAGTTAAAGATCATGGCACAGTGCTCTTGACTGTAGCGGATAAAGACAAAGAAGAAGCAATTGGTTTAGCAAAACGCTTTAAAGCTATTGGCTATCAAATTATGGCGACTGGCGGGACGGCTAAAGCTTTTGAAGATGCAGGAATTATTGTAGTGCCCGTAGGTAAGATTGGTTCAGAAGGAAAAACTTTACTAGATGTTATTCAAAATGGAGACACGCAAATTGTCATTAATACATTGACGAGAGGCAAACAGCCAGAACGTGACGGATTCCGCATTCGCCGTGAATCGGTTGAAAATGGCATTCCTTGCTTGACGTCACTTGATACGGCAGAAGCAATGCTACGTGTTATCGAGTCAATGACCTTTTCAGCTGAAGCAATGGGGTCAGGTATATGA
- a CDS encoding carbamoyl phosphate synthase small subunit translates to MMKRYLILEDGTVFEGTAFGGDDASVGEIVFNTSMTGYQEILSDPSYCGQIVTMTYPLIGNYGINSDDFESIEPAVKGMVVREIAEFPSNFRNNSTLDELFQTKGIPGISGIDTRKLTRLIRSKGAIKGVLTAAGEEVEIEKVVQMLQETVLPTDQVAQVSTGRPYPSPGRGKRVVLIDYGMKHGILRELNNRDCDVIVVPYNTSSKEIMAWGPDGVMLSNGPGDPKDVEECVEVVRELLGQVPIFGICLGHQLFARACGADTFKLKFGHRGGNHPVRDLVTGKIEITSQNHGYAVDEDTLQGTRLKVTHSALNDGTNEGLAHLDYPAFTVQYHPESSPGPEDSNYLFDRFIDVMNATRKEQQHA, encoded by the coding sequence TTGATGAAACGTTATTTAATCTTAGAAGACGGTACGGTATTTGAAGGAACAGCATTTGGTGGCGATGATGCCTCAGTCGGGGAAATCGTTTTTAATACGAGTATGACCGGCTATCAAGAAATTTTATCAGATCCTTCTTATTGCGGACAAATTGTCACCATGACGTATCCGTTAATCGGCAATTACGGCATCAATAGCGATGATTTCGAATCGATCGAACCGGCAGTAAAAGGCATGGTCGTTCGTGAAATTGCTGAATTTCCCTCCAATTTTAGAAACAATTCGACTCTTGATGAATTGTTCCAAACAAAAGGAATTCCAGGAATATCGGGTATCGATACACGCAAACTAACCCGATTGATTCGCTCTAAAGGGGCGATCAAAGGAGTATTAACTGCAGCAGGAGAAGAAGTCGAAATTGAAAAAGTGGTACAGATGCTCCAAGAAACAGTTTTGCCGACTGACCAAGTAGCACAAGTTTCAACAGGACGCCCTTACCCAAGTCCAGGCCGTGGCAAGCGCGTTGTATTAATCGACTACGGCATGAAGCACGGCATTTTGCGCGAGCTCAACAACCGGGATTGCGATGTAATCGTGGTACCTTATAACACCTCATCAAAAGAGATAATGGCTTGGGGTCCAGATGGCGTCATGCTATCAAACGGTCCTGGAGATCCAAAAGACGTAGAAGAATGCGTAGAAGTAGTACGCGAATTGCTCGGACAAGTTCCAATCTTCGGTATATGTTTAGGACATCAACTGTTCGCAAGAGCTTGTGGAGCAGATACATTTAAATTGAAATTCGGTCATCGCGGAGGCAATCATCCAGTACGCGACTTAGTTACAGGAAAAATTGAGATTACTTCACAAAATCATGGTTACGCAGTAGATGAAGATACATTACAAGGAACGCGCTTAAAGGTAACGCATAGCGCATTAAACGATGGTACAAACGAAGGATTGGCTCATTTGGATTATCCAGCATTCACAGTTCAATACCACCCAGAATCATCACCAGGACCAGAAGACTCAAACTACTTATTTGATCGCTTTATTGATGTTATGAACGCAACTCGAAAGGAGCAACAACATGCCTAA
- a CDS encoding dihydroorotase: MNLFIKNVNMLQNGELTPTNIRVKEGKIEEIGKELLANNEPQIDGKGRMIAPGFVDVHVHLREPGGEQKETIESGTKSAAKGGYTTICAMPNTRPVPDTKENLQLVNGLIEKNALIRVLPYASITIREAGKERTNLQDLKENGAFAFTDDGVGIQEAGMMYETMLDAAKIDMAVVAHCEDNSLIYDGVMHEGKRSKELGLKGIPAIAESVHIARDILLAEAAGAHYHVCHVSTKESVRVIRDAKRAGVHVTAEVTPHHLLLTEDDIPSDDANYKMNPPLRAKEDWEALHEGLLDGTLDFIATDHAPHTDAEKTNGMNGSMFGIVGFETAFPLLYSKFVKTGTWTLQQLIDWLTIKPSETFNMPYGTLEIGKTADLVLLDLEKQQPVQVEEFLSKGKNTPFNGWDCSGWPVMTIFGGEIVWQEEKN, from the coding sequence TTGAATTTATTCATTAAAAACGTAAACATGCTGCAAAACGGAGAATTAACACCTACAAATATTCGAGTCAAAGAAGGCAAAATTGAAGAAATCGGTAAAGAATTACTAGCGAATAACGAACCCCAAATTGACGGCAAAGGTCGGATGATTGCACCAGGATTTGTTGATGTCCATGTTCATTTGCGTGAACCAGGCGGCGAACAGAAAGAAACAATCGAAAGCGGGACGAAATCTGCGGCAAAAGGCGGCTATACAACGATATGTGCAATGCCAAATACACGCCCTGTACCCGATACGAAAGAAAATCTTCAGCTCGTTAATGGATTGATCGAAAAAAATGCGCTTATCCGAGTTTTGCCGTATGCTTCAATCACGATAAGAGAAGCAGGGAAAGAACGCACGAACTTGCAAGATCTCAAAGAAAATGGGGCTTTTGCATTCACAGATGATGGTGTCGGCATTCAAGAAGCGGGCATGATGTACGAGACAATGCTAGATGCAGCAAAAATCGACATGGCAGTTGTCGCGCATTGCGAAGACAATAGCTTGATTTATGACGGTGTCATGCACGAAGGCAAGCGGAGCAAAGAATTAGGGTTAAAAGGCATTCCGGCGATTGCAGAATCTGTGCACATTGCACGCGACATTTTATTAGCCGAAGCAGCTGGCGCACACTACCACGTATGCCACGTCAGCACAAAAGAGTCAGTCCGAGTCATTCGTGATGCGAAACGTGCAGGAGTTCACGTAACAGCTGAAGTCACTCCTCACCACTTGTTATTGACAGAAGATGATATTCCATCAGATGACGCCAATTACAAAATGAATCCACCGCTTCGCGCGAAAGAAGATTGGGAAGCGTTACACGAAGGCTTGCTTGATGGCACGCTAGATTTTATCGCAACAGATCATGCACCGCACACGGATGCAGAAAAAACAAATGGCATGAACGGCTCGATGTTTGGCATTGTCGGATTTGAAACAGCATTTCCACTACTCTATAGCAAGTTTGTCAAAACCGGCACATGGACGTTACAACAATTAATCGACTGGTTAACGATTAAACCAAGCGAAACTTTCAATATGCCATACGGAACACTGGAAATAGGGAAAACAGCGGACCTAGTTTTGTTAGATCTTGAAAAACAACAGCCAGTTCAAGTAGAAGAATTTTTATCAAAAGGAAAGAATACACCGTTTAATGGTTGGGATTGCTCAGGATGGCCAGTCATGACCATCTTTGGTGGAGAAATTGTATGGCAGGAGGAGAAAAATTGA